In Magnolia sinica isolate HGM2019 chromosome 12, MsV1, whole genome shotgun sequence, a single genomic region encodes these proteins:
- the LOC131220024 gene encoding uncharacterized protein LOC131220024, translating to METFSVQVDREKCRNRLRTLKKKYNVAKLALSKSGFSWDEERKCVTADPDVWDEFIKAKLEAIHIRNKSFPLLAQFDIICGDDSATGNAARTTSDLEEEVLHSSHYMDDIPLSSYPSGSYTPFAPPDDVYSDGTQGQYQYGEGSGQRDVRNSAPRPLKKKKNASIALTVERMQETMDEYVSFKTKTTGRLWDELKNMTTIDSDMMYRAYTFLAERPHFASTFLNHPPEKNPSFPSVSKPTDQSFSKI from the exons ATGGAGACATTTTCTGTGCAAGTGGATAGAGAAAAGTGCAGGAATCGGTTACGAACGCTTAAAAAGAAATATAACGTGGCAAAGCTTGCACTTAGCAAAAGTGGCTTCAGTTGGGATGAAGAAAGAAAATGTGTTACTGCTGATCCAGACGTTTGGGATGAATTCATCAAG GCAAAACTTGAAGCTATTCATATCAGAAACAAGTCATTCCCACTGCTAGCTCAGTTTGATATTATATGTGGGGACGATTCTGCTACCGGGAACGCAGCACGAACTACATCCGATCTTGAGGAAGAAGTCCTCCATTCATCTCATTACATGGATGACATCCCATTGTCCTCATACCCCTCTGGATCATATACACCATTTGCACCACCCGATGATGTATATTCCGACGGAACACAAGGTCAATATCAATATGGCGAAGGAAGCGGTCAAAGGGATGTGAGAAACTCTGCTCCAAggccattaaagaagaagaagaatgcctCTATTGCATTAACTGTTGAACGCATGCAGGAAACAATGGATGAATATGTTTCATTCAAAACTAAAACAACAGGAAGACTATGGGATGAGTTGAAGAATATGACAACCATTGATTCTGACATGATGTATAGGGCCTACACATTCCTTGCGGAAAGACCACATTTTGCTTCTACATTCCTAAATCAT CCGCCTGAGAAAAATCCATCGTTTCCTTCCGTTAGCAAACCCACCGACCAAAGCTTCTCCAAGATTTGA